In Athene noctua chromosome 7, bAthNoc1.hap1.1, whole genome shotgun sequence, the following proteins share a genomic window:
- the LOC141962676 gene encoding dual specificity protein kinase CLK1-like, translating to MERRSERRVPESAAGPSRAAEKSPRRKRSRSVEEDEEGHLICRSGDVLSGRYEVMASLGEGTFGRVVECIDRRAADRHVAVKIVKNAPGYSEAAYGEVHVLQHLKTLDPNNTHHCVQMLEWFEHHGHVCMVFELLGLSTFDFIRGNCFLPFSLEHIRQMAYQICRSVNFLHLNKLTHTDLKPGNILLVNSDYTEEYNPELECEERRLKNTDVKVADFGNATYDFDYHSPLVSTRPYRAPEVILALGWSQPCDVWSIGCILIGYYLGYAVFQTNDDREHLAMMERVLGPLPRHMIEKSRKHEYFHHGRLDWDEHSSAGRYVSSWCNPLKEFMTCHNSDHRNLFDLIEKMLEYDPAERITLEEALKHPFFLPLKRQKRKLPPVAEKADADVTPKRQKKN from the exons ATGGAGCGCCGGAGCGAGCGCCGGGTgccggagagcgcggcggggccctccCGAGCCGCGGAG aagagtcctcgaaggaaaagatcaaggagtgtagaggaggatgaggagggtcacctGATCTGTCGGAGCGGAGACGTACTAAgcggaagat atgaggttaTGGCTAGTTTGGGTGAAGGCacttttggaagagtagtggaatgcattgatcgcagagc ggcagacagacatgtagctgtgaaaatagtaaaaaatgctcCTGGGTACTCCGAAGCAGCTTATGGAGAAGTGCACGTGCTACAACACTTAAAAACGCTGGATCCCAACAatacaca ccactgcgtccagatgttggaatggtttgagcaCCATGGGCATGTCTGCatggtttttgagctgctggggctcagcacctttgacttcattagagggaattgcttcttgccattttcgctggagcacatcagacagatggcttatcagatctgcagatctgtgaact ttttgcacctgaacaagctgacacatacagatctgaagccaggaaatattttacttgtgaattcagaCTACACAGAAGAATATAACCCcgaactg GAATGCGAAGAACGGAGACTAAAAAATACGGACGTCAAAGTTGCGGACTTCGGGAACGCAACGTATGATTTCGATTATCACAGCcctttggtgtctacaagaccttacagagctcctgaagtgatcctag cgctggggtggtcacagccatgcgatgtttggagcataggatgtatcctcataggatactaccttggatacgcggtatttcag accaatgaCGACAGAGAACACCTGGccatgatggagcgagtactggggcctttgccaaggcacatgatagagaaaagcag GAAACACGAATATTTCCATCATGGCCGGCTGGACTGGgatgaacacagttctgctggaagatatgtctccagttggtgtaatcccctaaag GAATTCATGACCTGCCACAATTCGGACCACAGGAACCTCTTTGACCTCATTGAGAAGATGTTGGAGTACGACCCAGCcgagcgcattactctggaggaagcactgaaacatcctttcttcttgcccttgaagcggcagaaaaggaagctgcctcctgtagctgagaaggctgatgcagatgttacaccaaagagacaaaaaaaaaattaa